The following are encoded in a window of Sphaerisporangium siamense genomic DNA:
- a CDS encoding FAD-dependent oxidoreductase has product MSAREAKARAVVIGGGIGGLLAAVALSDAFDETIVVERDTLVDGQGFRRGVPQSPHPHALLSAGAEAMESLLPGLAKELHADGAPTNDLGDVLMCAGPRQSPRLHLGTRIQTFTRTFLEEHLRARVRAHPRVRICDGTSAAGLIQDTAADGVAGVQVQDAEGVRRWEAGLVVDAGGRGSPLRQWLPGLRRAGAIDQVVEGRVAYSTVWLDYDGPLRRDRPGIYEVGSAARYGRGAGVVFCERDRALIMLYGRGGDMLARSAAEFADAARTLRNPAIDELVGRLTPGHRVYRYTRLPNLRHRYDRVRAWPAGLLVVGDALCVFNPVYGQGMTVAALQATELRRHAAALCSDPATARSVQRRLFARTGVPWRLAVSADTPWVAAPPLHAPLLKAALGRVNDRAVDDPAVRAAFLKTMQMSDPLALLRPRALTHLLRP; this is encoded by the coding sequence GTGTCGGCACGGGAGGCCAAGGCCCGGGCGGTGGTCATCGGCGGCGGTATCGGAGGACTGCTGGCGGCGGTCGCCCTGTCGGACGCCTTCGATGAGACGATCGTGGTCGAACGGGACACGCTGGTCGACGGGCAGGGCTTCCGGCGCGGCGTCCCGCAGTCCCCGCACCCGCACGCGCTGCTGTCGGCCGGGGCCGAGGCGATGGAGTCGTTGCTGCCCGGGCTCGCCAAGGAACTGCACGCGGACGGAGCCCCCACCAACGACCTGGGCGACGTCCTGATGTGCGCGGGCCCCCGGCAGAGCCCGCGTCTCCACCTGGGGACGAGAATCCAGACCTTCACCCGCACCTTCCTGGAGGAACACCTGCGCGCCCGGGTCCGCGCGCACCCACGGGTGCGGATCTGTGACGGCACATCGGCCGCCGGCCTGATCCAGGACACCGCGGCGGACGGAGTCGCCGGCGTCCAGGTCCAGGACGCCGAGGGGGTACGGCGGTGGGAGGCCGGTCTGGTCGTGGACGCCGGCGGCCGCGGCTCCCCGCTCCGCCAGTGGCTCCCCGGCCTGCGCCGGGCCGGGGCGATCGACCAGGTCGTCGAGGGCCGGGTCGCCTACAGCACGGTCTGGCTGGACTACGACGGGCCGCTCCGCCGTGACCGCCCGGGCATCTACGAGGTGGGCAGCGCCGCGCGCTACGGGCGTGGCGCCGGGGTGGTCTTCTGCGAACGGGACCGTGCCCTGATCATGCTGTACGGGCGGGGCGGCGACATGCTCGCCCGGTCCGCGGCCGAGTTCGCCGACGCGGCCCGCACTCTGCGCAATCCGGCCATCGACGAGTTGGTCGGACGGCTCACGCCCGGCCACCGGGTGTACCGGTACACCAGGCTGCCCAACCTGCGTCATCGCTACGACCGGGTCCGCGCCTGGCCGGCCGGGCTGCTCGTGGTGGGGGACGCGTTGTGCGTCTTCAATCCCGTCTACGGCCAAGGTATGACCGTGGCCGCCCTGCAGGCGACCGAGCTGCGGCGTCACGCGGCCGCCCTGTGCTCCGACCCCGCCACGGCCCGGAGCGTCCAGCGGCGCCTGTTCGCCCGCACCGGCGTGCCCTGGCGTCTCGCGGTGTCCGCCGACACCCCGTGGGTGGCCGCGCCGCCCCTGCACGCTCCCCTGCTCAAAGCCGCTCTCGGCCGGGTCAACGACCGCGCGGTCGACGACCCCGCCGTGCGGGCCGCGTTCTTGAAGACCATGCAGATGAGCGACCCGCTGGCGCTGCTGAGACCACGCGCGCTGACACACCTGCTGCGCCCGTGA
- a CDS encoding M4 family metallopeptidase → MKRTTSRGIVSVLAGAAMVSGLVAAPSAAAATPTVKPGSAASAAKPVKPTAPAGSAALSAPPDDQAKARAVALATRTLAGGSALIERSSDDRFGTPRAVFGAGGVQFLSFPRTHRGLPVYGGDVNFMISRDGGTLHYATSAQRAEIDVDVTPRVDAARAAEAARTVAGPGSTVRSTRLVVHATGATPRTAWEVVAQGRTRDGVKTEPHVFVDAGSGEVVESWDAVRHGVGHAYFNGDPVRIDTTAGETGYSLRDPLRPGIECSAVGKTFDGTDDDWGNGAATDLETACVDTLFGVQREWDMLREWTGRNGIDGQGRGFPAIVGFNMPNATWSGSDVNMGRNVSGTKQTTSLDVVGHEYGHGVFQFSGSGGAGGSGWTAAMNESTGDILGAMLEHYVGHPEALDEPDYLVGEEMDLFGTGAIRNMYNPAQIDNHPNCFTTTAPDAHPGAGPQNHWFYLLAEGSLPTNGNPASPTCDGSRVTGIGIQKAGRIFVNALQLKTASWSPGAARLATVHAAYALFPNSCVEMNAVKAAWSAVGVPTQPGELIVECWPDTFDLSLSPAQGTVVAGQSSARTVVQTRSLQGPPAQVALSSAGVPDGVTVSIAPEQVTAGAAAQVTITTRPDVRPGVYRFQVIGRAGPLTKGVPFDLTVTTLPKILITVDPHTVVLDKELKGSATLLSGPSGGTPIPLRLSASGTPAGLTVGFTPAEITSGQSSAIAIAATRSTPPGTYQVTLTASGPVTATAALTVQVPEPRPQVWRPYTRYQVGDRVTYGGHVYRCLRTHVSQPGWTPPRTPALWARV, encoded by the coding sequence GTGAAACGCACGACGAGCAGGGGGATCGTATCCGTCCTGGCAGGCGCCGCCATGGTCTCCGGCCTTGTGGCGGCACCGAGCGCCGCCGCGGCGACACCCACGGTGAAACCGGGCTCCGCGGCGTCGGCGGCCAAGCCGGTCAAGCCGACCGCGCCCGCCGGATCCGCGGCGTTGTCCGCGCCACCGGACGACCAGGCGAAGGCCCGGGCCGTGGCCCTGGCCACGCGGACGCTGGCCGGTGGGTCGGCCTTGATCGAACGGTCGTCCGACGACCGCTTCGGGACGCCCCGGGCCGTCTTCGGCGCCGGCGGGGTGCAGTTCCTGTCGTTCCCCCGCACCCACCGGGGTCTGCCGGTGTACGGGGGCGACGTCAACTTCATGATCAGCCGAGATGGCGGGACGCTGCACTACGCCACCTCCGCGCAGCGGGCCGAGATCGACGTCGATGTCACGCCCCGCGTCGACGCGGCCCGGGCGGCGGAGGCCGCCCGTACCGTGGCGGGCCCGGGGAGCACGGTCCGGTCGACGCGCCTGGTGGTGCACGCGACCGGGGCGACCCCTCGGACGGCCTGGGAGGTCGTCGCGCAGGGCAGGACCCGGGACGGCGTCAAGACCGAGCCGCACGTGTTCGTCGACGCGGGCAGCGGCGAGGTCGTGGAGAGCTGGGACGCGGTCAGGCACGGGGTCGGGCACGCGTACTTCAACGGGGACCCCGTGCGCATCGACACCACCGCGGGCGAGACCGGGTACTCGCTGCGTGACCCGTTACGTCCCGGGATCGAGTGCAGCGCCGTCGGCAAGACGTTCGACGGCACGGACGACGACTGGGGCAACGGCGCGGCCACCGACCTGGAGACCGCCTGCGTGGACACGTTGTTCGGCGTCCAGCGCGAGTGGGACATGCTGCGCGAGTGGACCGGCCGCAACGGCATCGACGGCCAGGGACGCGGATTCCCCGCCATCGTGGGCTTCAACATGCCCAACGCCACCTGGTCCGGCTCCGACGTGAACATGGGCCGGAACGTGTCCGGCACCAAGCAGACGACCTCCCTCGACGTGGTCGGCCACGAGTACGGGCACGGGGTCTTCCAGTTCTCCGGGTCCGGCGGGGCCGGCGGCAGCGGGTGGACGGCCGCGATGAACGAGTCCACCGGCGACATCCTGGGCGCCATGCTGGAGCACTACGTCGGGCACCCGGAGGCCCTCGACGAGCCCGACTACCTGGTCGGCGAGGAGATGGACCTGTTCGGCACCGGGGCGATCCGCAACATGTACAACCCGGCGCAGATCGACAACCACCCGAACTGCTTCACCACGACGGCGCCGGACGCCCACCCGGGCGCGGGCCCGCAGAACCACTGGTTCTACCTGCTCGCCGAGGGCTCTCTTCCCACCAACGGCAACCCGGCCAGCCCGACCTGCGACGGGAGCCGGGTGACCGGCATCGGGATCCAGAAGGCCGGGCGGATCTTCGTGAACGCCCTCCAGCTCAAGACCGCCTCCTGGAGTCCGGGCGCCGCCCGGCTGGCGACGGTCCACGCCGCGTACGCGCTGTTCCCCAACTCGTGCGTGGAGATGAACGCGGTCAAGGCGGCCTGGTCGGCAGTGGGCGTGCCCACCCAGCCGGGCGAGCTCATCGTGGAGTGCTGGCCGGACACGTTCGACCTGAGCCTTTCCCCCGCTCAGGGGACGGTCGTGGCCGGTCAGTCGTCGGCCAGGACCGTCGTCCAGACCCGCAGCCTGCAAGGGCCGCCCGCGCAGGTCGCGCTGTCGTCCGCGGGAGTTCCCGACGGGGTCACGGTGAGCATCGCCCCGGAGCAGGTCACCGCGGGCGCCGCCGCGCAGGTGACGATCACGACGCGGCCGGACGTGCGACCCGGCGTCTACCGGTTCCAGGTGATCGGAAGAGCGGGTCCTCTCACCAAGGGCGTTCCTTTCGACCTGACGGTGACCACGCTGCCGAAGATCCTGATCACGGTCGATCCGCACACGGTGGTCCTCGACAAGGAGTTGAAGGGCTCGGCGACGCTGCTGTCGGGTCCGTCCGGCGGTACTCCGATCCCCCTGCGGCTGTCGGCGTCCGGGACTCCGGCCGGGCTGACGGTCGGCTTCACGCCGGCCGAGATCACTTCGGGACAGAGCTCCGCCATCGCGATCGCGGCGACGCGGAGCACCCCGCCGGGGACGTACCAGGTGACGCTGACGGCGTCCGGGCCGGTGACGGCGACGGCGGCGCTGACGGTCCAGGTCCCGGAGCCGCGCCCGCAGGTCTGGCGGCCGTACACCCGCTACCAGGTCGGCGACCGCGTCACCTACGGCGGGCACGTGTACCGCTGCCTCCGGACCCATGTCTCCCAGCCCGGTTGGACGCCGCCGAGGACGCCGGCGTTGTGGGCCCGCGTGTGA
- a CDS encoding ABC transporter ATP-binding protein codes for MLLTLQYYGGELRRQWRTAAPALVLPAVGNICLFYLAPLAVGGIVGHLSAGREGTVAALMPYVLGFGAMLLTGEVVWRLALHFVNRTEARGIEGLAATGMRELLDKDSAFFHDNFAGSLTKRVLSFSSGFEGFTDTLTFAVIAKVVPLGFASVVLWRYHPLLVFVLVGLIVVTGFLVAPLIRRRQRLVDEREAAKVRVSGHVADVLANMDTVRAFAAEDREEVEHRARLAEQRRLSLRSWDYGNLRVDTVVAPLSVLTSTIGLLLAVALRGGLGVEAIVVTFTYYSNAIGIMFEFNQIYRRLESVLTESAQFAELLLTPPNVVDPDDPQPLRPADTSVHFERVSFAHAGHPPLFDGLNLSIPAGTKIGLVGRSGGGKTTLTRLLLRLMDIQGGRILVGGQDISRLRQADLRSLIAYVPQEPAMFHRSLRDNIAFARPGATEAEILQAARAAHVTEFAEALPEGFDTLVGERGVKLSGGQRQRVALARAILRDAPILLLDEATSALDSESEILVQEALWALMRDRTALVVAHRLSTVVRMDRLVVLDQGRIVEQGDHRELLRAQGAYARLWHHQSGGFLTEESTDEASEDHTRGYASDALRADARG; via the coding sequence GTGCTGCTGACGCTTCAGTACTACGGCGGCGAACTGCGCAGGCAGTGGCGTACCGCGGCGCCCGCGCTGGTCCTGCCCGCGGTCGGGAACATCTGCCTGTTCTACCTGGCGCCGCTGGCCGTCGGCGGGATCGTCGGCCACCTGTCCGCGGGCAGGGAGGGCACCGTCGCCGCCCTCATGCCGTACGTGCTCGGCTTCGGCGCCATGCTGCTCACCGGTGAGGTGGTGTGGCGGCTGGCCCTGCACTTCGTGAACCGCACGGAGGCCCGGGGCATCGAGGGGCTCGCCGCGACGGGCATGCGCGAGCTGCTGGACAAGGACTCCGCGTTCTTCCACGACAACTTCGCCGGCTCGCTGACCAAACGGGTGCTGAGCTTCTCCAGCGGGTTCGAGGGGTTCACGGACACGCTCACGTTCGCGGTCATCGCCAAGGTGGTGCCGCTGGGGTTCGCCTCGGTGGTGCTGTGGCGGTACCACCCGCTGCTGGTCTTCGTGCTCGTGGGGCTCATCGTCGTCACCGGCTTCCTCGTCGCCCCGCTCATCCGCCGCCGCCAGAGGCTCGTGGACGAGCGCGAGGCCGCCAAGGTGAGGGTGTCCGGGCACGTCGCCGACGTGCTGGCCAACATGGACACGGTCCGCGCGTTCGCCGCGGAGGACCGTGAGGAGGTCGAGCACCGCGCCCGGCTCGCCGAGCAGCGCAGGCTGTCGCTCCGCTCCTGGGACTACGGCAACCTGCGCGTGGACACGGTCGTCGCGCCGTTGTCGGTGCTCACCAGCACCATCGGCCTGCTCCTCGCCGTCGCGCTGCGCGGCGGCCTGGGTGTGGAGGCGATCGTGGTGACGTTCACCTACTACTCGAACGCGATCGGCATCATGTTCGAGTTCAACCAGATCTACCGCCGCCTGGAGAGCGTGCTCACCGAGTCGGCCCAGTTCGCCGAGCTCCTCCTCACGCCGCCGAACGTGGTCGACCCCGACGACCCGCAACCGCTGCGGCCCGCCGACACCAGCGTCCACTTCGAGCGGGTGTCGTTCGCGCACGCCGGTCATCCGCCCCTGTTCGACGGCCTGAACCTGTCCATCCCCGCCGGCACCAAGATCGGCCTGGTCGGCCGGTCCGGGGGCGGCAAGACCACCCTCACCCGGTTACTGCTCCGCCTCATGGACATCCAGGGCGGCCGCATTCTCGTCGGCGGCCAGGACATCTCCCGGCTCCGCCAGGCCGACCTGCGCAGCCTGATCGCGTACGTCCCCCAGGAGCCCGCCATGTTCCACCGGTCGCTGCGCGACAACATCGCCTTCGCCCGGCCGGGCGCCACCGAGGCCGAGATCCTCCAGGCCGCGCGGGCGGCGCACGTCACGGAGTTCGCCGAGGCCCTGCCGGAGGGCTTCGACACGCTGGTCGGGGAACGCGGCGTCAAGCTCTCCGGCGGCCAGCGGCAGCGCGTCGCCCTGGCCCGCGCGATCCTGCGCGACGCGCCGATCCTCCTGCTGGACGAGGCCACCAGCGCGCTGGACTCCGAGAGCGAGATCCTCGTCCAGGAGGCGCTGTGGGCCCTGATGCGCGACCGCACCGCGCTCGTGGTCGCCCACCGGCTGAGCACCGTCGTCCGCATGGACCGCCTGGTCGTGCTCGACCAGGGCCGCATCGTGGAGCAGGGCGACCACCGGGAGCTCCTCCGGGCCCAGGGGGCGTACGCCCGCCTGTGGCACCACCAGTCCGGCGGCTTCCTGACGGAGGAGTCCACCGACGAGGCGTCCGAGGACCATACCCGGGGCTATGCCTCGGACGCCCTCCGGGCCGACGCGCGCGGGTGA
- a CDS encoding TetR family transcriptional regulator, whose product MRPKRDVRRELMSAAIGLSLATGFDETTVDEIAKAAGVARRTFFRYFRSKEDAILPDHTACLGHVVEFLEGASPLRSPLQVIAEAAQIVLDMYAEDPETAVRRYELTRRVPALRQWEIAATSGYQRAFSEYLDARRPEEDREAFRLRHEIAAAAVVAAHNHVLRGWLRAGGDGDARALLTAAMAEVTRGLRTWMDGGATGDDEPPDEVLVVVTSRRTPLWRVAEQIEAATRRPRS is encoded by the coding sequence ATGCGGCCGAAGCGGGACGTACGCCGGGAGCTGATGTCGGCGGCGATCGGCCTCTCCCTCGCCACCGGGTTCGACGAGACGACCGTGGACGAGATCGCCAAGGCCGCCGGAGTCGCCAGGCGCACCTTCTTCCGGTACTTCCGCAGCAAGGAAGACGCCATCCTGCCCGACCACACCGCGTGCCTGGGGCACGTGGTCGAGTTCCTGGAGGGCGCCTCTCCCCTGCGCTCACCGCTCCAGGTGATCGCCGAGGCGGCGCAGATCGTGCTGGACATGTACGCCGAGGACCCGGAGACGGCGGTACGGCGCTACGAGCTGACCCGCCGGGTCCCCGCGCTGCGGCAGTGGGAGATCGCCGCCACCAGCGGCTACCAGCGGGCCTTCTCCGAGTACCTGGACGCCCGCCGCCCGGAGGAGGACCGGGAGGCGTTCCGGCTCCGCCACGAGATCGCCGCCGCCGCCGTCGTGGCCGCGCACAACCACGTGCTGCGCGGCTGGCTGCGCGCGGGCGGCGACGGCGACGCCCGCGCACTGCTCACCGCCGCGATGGCCGAGGTGACGCGGGGTCTGCGCACCTGGATGGACGGCGGGGCGACCGGGGACGACGAGCCCCCCGACGAGGTGCTCGTCGTGGTCACCTCCCGGCGTACGCCCCTGTGGCGCGTCGCCGAGCAGATCGAGGCGGCCACCCGCCGCCCGCGGTCCTGA
- a CDS encoding AraC family transcriptional regulator, protein MFVHGEAAWDVASPRRPSRVAGVTMAGFGVRALDALRMVPHPAVTLLLEFGAGSPVVDYAAGRRQRGSVAAGPGMGSGGAVWARGENVECVQVRLSPVIARAILGASPADLGGAVVALDDLWGREASRIRERLGDLSSWEDRFALTDALLARRHEAGSPVDPEVTWAWRRIVGGRGLVRVDRLAAEVGWSRKRLWSRFHAQVGLPPKRAAKLVRFDHAAHRLVTGECAAAVAVDAGYADQSHLHRDVMAFTGTTPANVAGEPFLAVDDIAWPRRETPARPPNLVARGGGQQIL, encoded by the coding sequence ATGTTCGTGCACGGTGAGGCCGCGTGGGACGTCGCCTCGCCGCGGCGGCCCAGCCGGGTGGCCGGTGTCACCATGGCCGGGTTCGGCGTCCGTGCCCTGGACGCGCTCCGCATGGTCCCGCATCCGGCCGTGACGCTGCTCCTGGAGTTCGGCGCCGGTTCGCCCGTCGTGGACTATGCCGCCGGGCGGCGGCAGCGGGGAAGCGTCGCCGCCGGGCCCGGGATGGGGTCAGGCGGCGCGGTCTGGGCGCGGGGTGAGAACGTCGAGTGCGTGCAGGTACGCCTGTCCCCGGTCATCGCACGCGCGATCCTGGGCGCCTCCCCCGCCGACCTCGGCGGCGCCGTCGTGGCCCTCGACGACCTGTGGGGCCGGGAGGCGTCACGGATCCGTGAGCGGCTGGGCGATCTGTCCTCCTGGGAGGATCGCTTCGCGCTGACGGACGCGCTGCTCGCCCGCCGGCACGAGGCGGGGTCGCCGGTGGACCCGGAGGTGACCTGGGCCTGGCGCCGGATCGTCGGCGGCCGCGGTCTGGTCCGGGTCGACCGGCTGGCGGCCGAGGTCGGGTGGAGCCGTAAGCGCCTGTGGTCCCGCTTCCACGCTCAGGTCGGACTGCCGCCCAAGCGCGCCGCGAAGCTGGTCCGCTTCGACCATGCCGCCCACCGTCTGGTCACGGGTGAGTGCGCGGCCGCGGTCGCGGTGGACGCCGGTTACGCCGACCAGTCCCACCTGCATCGGGACGTCATGGCTTTCACCGGGACGACCCCGGCGAACGTTGCCGGTGAGCCGTTCCTGGCTGTCGACGACATCGCGTGGCCGCGTCGCGAAACTCCCGCCAGGCCTCCGAACCTCGTGGCGCGCGGCGGGGGTCAGCAGATCTTGTAG
- a CDS encoding lamin tail domain-containing protein codes for MRIRSVLTAAVLAAGVLVVSQPAHAAAPAVQITKIYYDSPGSPDNGANSSLNGEYVQIRNSARKAVSLAGWTVRDTTRQTGHVYTFGAFTLGAGKTVTLRTGKGKNTATTLYWGRSGGTFAYIWNQDKDTAYLRNASGALVDTCSYNSSRADYKIC; via the coding sequence GTGCGTATCCGCTCTGTGCTGACGGCCGCCGTCCTGGCCGCCGGCGTGCTCGTCGTCTCTCAGCCCGCCCACGCGGCGGCCCCGGCCGTCCAGATCACCAAGATCTACTATGACTCGCCCGGCTCGCCCGACAACGGCGCGAACAGCAGCCTGAACGGCGAGTACGTGCAGATCAGGAACTCCGCCAGGAAGGCCGTCAGCCTCGCGGGCTGGACCGTCCGCGACACGACCCGACAGACCGGTCACGTCTACACGTTCGGCGCGTTCACCCTCGGAGCCGGCAAGACCGTCACCCTGCGCACCGGCAAGGGCAAGAACACCGCCACCACCCTCTACTGGGGCCGGAGCGGAGGCACCTTCGCCTATATCTGGAACCAGGACAAGGACACCGCCTACCTGCGCAACGCCTCCGGCGCCCTGGTCGACACCTGCTCCTACAACTCGTCCCGGGCCGACTACAAGATCTGCTGA
- a CDS encoding (Fe-S)-binding protein — MLWIAVAIAGLAATALAAVMAGRRVLFLHRLATSGQPAPERIEYARTHVGAEVKAQLVEVFGQRKLLKWTPSGTAHFFVMWAFFILASVYLEAYGALIQGAVTGTPGFHIPLIGTWPVLGFLQDFIAVAALCGLIAFTAIRVRNSPKKLGRGSRFSGSHLGGAWLTLFMIFNVIWTMFLFRGAAVNTGNFPYRSGAFASDLVAKVLPRSEALEAVGLLLHIGVMLVFLVLVVNSKHLHIFTAPLNVLFSRRPDGLGAAQPMRSDGKVLDFEEADPETDVFGRGKIQDTTWKGFLDFYTCTECGRCQSQCPAWNTDKPLSPKMLILDQRDHALAVAPYLLAGDAERENLPQDVLALLDKPLVGEDGVIHPDVLWSCTNCGACVEQCPVDIEHIDHILDMRRYQVMIESSFPSEAGVMLKNLENKGNPWGLPETKRADWIEELDFEVTIVDEKMPEDVEYLFWVGCAGALEDRAKKTTKAVAELLHIAGVKFGVLGPMEACTGDPARRLGMEFLFAMLAQQNIETLNDAGVKKIVATCPHCFNTLANEYPQLGGHYEVVHHTQLLAHLVEQGRLTPVTPIEEKITYHDPCFLGRHNKVYAQPRDIMATVPGVRTQEMHRCKERGFCCGAGGARMWMEERIGKRINTERVDEALTTDPDTVSTACPFCLVMLGDAINEKKNTGQAKETLEVVDVAQLLIKSVKGEPAPTP; from the coding sequence GTGCTCTGGATAGCGGTGGCGATCGCCGGTCTCGCCGCCACCGCCCTCGCGGCCGTCATGGCGGGCCGCCGCGTGCTGTTCCTCCACCGCCTCGCCACCAGCGGCCAGCCCGCCCCCGAGCGGATCGAGTACGCGAGGACGCACGTCGGCGCGGAGGTGAAGGCCCAGCTCGTCGAGGTCTTCGGGCAGCGCAAGCTGCTGAAGTGGACGCCGTCCGGCACGGCGCACTTCTTCGTGATGTGGGCGTTCTTCATCCTCGCCAGCGTCTACCTGGAGGCGTACGGCGCGCTCATCCAGGGCGCGGTCACCGGCACGCCCGGCTTCCACATCCCCCTGATCGGGACCTGGCCCGTGCTGGGCTTTCTGCAGGACTTCATCGCGGTCGCGGCGCTGTGCGGCCTGATCGCCTTCACCGCCATCCGCGTCAGGAACTCGCCGAAGAAGCTCGGCCGCGGCTCCCGGTTCTCCGGCTCGCACCTCGGCGGCGCCTGGCTCACGCTGTTCATGATCTTCAACGTGATCTGGACGATGTTCCTGTTCCGCGGCGCGGCCGTCAACACCGGCAACTTCCCGTACAGGTCCGGCGCCTTCGCCTCGGACCTCGTCGCCAAGGTCCTGCCCCGGAGCGAGGCGCTGGAGGCCGTGGGCCTGCTGCTGCACATCGGCGTCATGCTCGTCTTCCTGGTGCTCGTGGTGAACTCCAAGCACCTGCACATCTTCACCGCGCCGCTGAACGTGCTGTTCTCCCGACGTCCGGACGGTCTCGGCGCGGCCCAGCCGATGCGCAGCGACGGCAAGGTGCTCGACTTCGAGGAGGCCGACCCGGAGACCGACGTCTTCGGCCGCGGGAAGATCCAGGACACCACCTGGAAGGGGTTCCTGGACTTCTACACGTGCACCGAGTGCGGGCGGTGCCAGTCGCAGTGCCCGGCGTGGAACACCGACAAGCCGCTGTCGCCCAAGATGCTGATCCTGGACCAGCGTGACCACGCCCTCGCGGTCGCCCCGTACCTGCTGGCGGGCGACGCCGAGCGCGAGAACCTCCCGCAGGACGTGCTCGCGCTGCTGGACAAGCCGCTGGTAGGCGAGGACGGGGTCATCCACCCGGATGTGCTGTGGTCGTGCACCAACTGTGGCGCGTGTGTGGAGCAGTGCCCGGTGGACATCGAGCACATCGATCACATCCTCGACATGCGCCGCTACCAGGTCATGATCGAGTCGTCGTTCCCGTCGGAGGCGGGGGTGATGCTGAAGAACCTGGAGAACAAGGGCAACCCGTGGGGCCTGCCCGAGACCAAGCGCGCCGACTGGATCGAGGAGCTCGACTTCGAGGTCACGATCGTCGACGAGAAGATGCCCGAGGACGTCGAGTACCTGTTCTGGGTGGGGTGCGCCGGTGCGCTGGAGGACCGGGCCAAGAAGACCACCAAGGCGGTGGCCGAACTGCTGCACATCGCCGGGGTGAAGTTCGGCGTGCTCGGCCCGATGGAGGCCTGCACCGGCGACCCGGCTCGTCGCCTCGGCATGGAGTTCCTGTTCGCCATGCTGGCGCAGCAGAACATCGAGACGTTGAACGACGCGGGCGTCAAGAAGATCGTGGCGACCTGCCCGCACTGCTTCAACACCCTGGCCAACGAGTACCCCCAGCTCGGCGGCCACTACGAGGTCGTCCACCACACCCAGTTGCTGGCGCACCTGGTGGAGCAGGGCAGGCTGACCCCTGTCACGCCGATCGAGGAGAAGATCACCTACCACGATCCGTGTTTCCTGGGGCGGCACAACAAGGTGTACGCGCAGCCGCGCGACATCATGGCCACGGTGCCGGGGGTGCGCACGCAGGAGATGCACCGGTGCAAGGAGCGGGGGTTCTGTTGTGGTGCGGGTGGGGCGCGGATGTGGATGGAGGAGCGGATCGGCAAGCGGATCAACACCGAGCGGGTGGACGAGGCGCTGACCACCGATCCCGACACCGTGTCCACCGCGTGCCCGTTCTGCCTGGTGATGCTCGGGGACGCGATCAACGAGAAGAAGAACACCGGCCAGGCCAAGGAAACCCTGGAAGTCGTCGACGTCGCCCAGCTCCTGATCAAGTCCGTCAAGGGCGAGCCGGCGCCCACCCCCTGA